A single Chloroflexota bacterium DNA region contains:
- a CDS encoding ATP-binding protein codes for MLEILDNGITTNNGEVRYLWFRILQDGRRFYRAVALAELTALPITAREDYDLLDKQSAALRGLYDAQVDFVYLALGIFHPRHIGIVQMYGATSEGENRESAGCEAERRLASVQAVLANYPQSQTRPPKREWVAWYVDFVTNQKTVLLALLGYPDPRKTRRGIVSRDGELPNPTSDDLAAEQNEILFRGMAKLRESFVFQVTAKRLSRRKLTESLMQVSRLASQAASRQQGSLGIGFSLSLPIMAAVSQGVSAGKGAGHTDGRGVTDGAQHSWGRGHADQVSHTDSVSDTVGGSRSVSVTRGTGENWQQSVTKTHTETNMAGQTHSETVGGGANVQLDVSAIVAGAKGGFHAETSATDGWNLGHAVSDGTAMTQGHGTSQQTAVTITNTASRSHTEGSADTRGATDSVQEGWGQTHQEARTWSDVRNLTASQMAGFGLSTSLMPGVSVSRQWRLEDDVAARLTEVLRLVEAEVNQASQNGGFMTTALLLTGSEKGARAAQSLAPQAYHGPKVPTPILTVRPDPEDADALRRHAIAMLPWMLPANGKGDPFDGTLWTKYGTMLPPDRVAAFTTPGIFEEGTLVAAVPPIPTGVSFYPDMDGEVVLGHQFSPETGDLTTAPVKLSKSRFFHTLFVGDTGWGKSVAAERMVYEAVKQWKIRAVVLDFGAGWRKLLNAPGLEGHVDIQQIWPDAPRPLRWNPLQIGKGIPPSIQMDAFVDIFTGVQKLGERRQKKVLRKALRQVYLDTGVLVNDREVRNDPKWGKVRPDEADLVEMTAGTPIAEVPQLKRNLLAWWRSRRSDLPELYAFLERELQEVAYKRRSDFLVNIYEGILERLRHLVEGSAAEMFGAGDDALDVGDLAAPWGVAVIEGGMFASEELKAFILAWLGWHLYMDMAWYRATQGKTKNMLLLVFEEANKILGGIAGPPDEEAAHLRIFSDFAVDSRKHGVRMAFCTQAPHLISDAIISSCNNWVVGFVKNPKDKELTLEALARSSKGFRDETWRNFLAYQRIGQVMGRFPYSMDRLDQAPLVFQPLILDVEEPSDDEIAERFGGRT; via the coding sequence ATGCTGGAAATCCTGGACAACGGCATTACGACGAACAACGGCGAGGTGCGGTATTTGTGGTTCCGTATCCTTCAGGACGGGCGTCGGTTCTACCGCGCCGTTGCCCTTGCAGAACTCACCGCGTTGCCGATAACCGCCCGTGAGGATTACGACCTTCTGGACAAACAAAGCGCCGCCTTGCGCGGGCTGTACGACGCGCAGGTGGATTTCGTCTATCTGGCCTTGGGAATTTTTCACCCGCGGCATATTGGCATTGTGCAGATGTACGGCGCGACCAGCGAGGGGGAAAATCGCGAAAGCGCCGGGTGCGAGGCGGAGCGGCGGCTGGCTTCCGTCCAGGCCGTGCTGGCGAATTACCCCCAGTCGCAGACCCGCCCGCCAAAACGGGAGTGGGTGGCCTGGTATGTGGATTTCGTCACCAACCAGAAGACGGTGCTTTTGGCTTTGTTGGGATACCCCGACCCGCGTAAGACGCGCCGGGGTATCGTTTCACGCGACGGCGAATTGCCTAATCCCACCTCCGACGACCTGGCGGCAGAGCAAAACGAAATCCTGTTTCGCGGTATGGCCAAGCTGCGGGAGAGTTTCGTCTTTCAGGTGACCGCCAAGCGCCTCTCGCGGCGCAAGTTGACGGAAAGCCTGATGCAGGTCTCGCGCCTGGCATCTCAGGCGGCTTCCCGTCAACAGGGGAGTTTGGGAATTGGCTTCAGCCTTTCGCTGCCTATCATGGCCGCAGTAAGTCAGGGCGTCAGCGCCGGAAAAGGCGCAGGGCACACGGACGGGCGCGGCGTCACGGACGGCGCGCAGCATTCGTGGGGTAGGGGACACGCAGACCAGGTTTCCCACACCGACAGCGTGAGCGACACGGTGGGAGGAAGCCGCTCGGTGAGCGTCACGCGCGGCACGGGGGAGAACTGGCAGCAGTCTGTTACCAAGACGCACACCGAAACCAACATGGCAGGCCAAACCCATTCCGAAACCGTGGGGGGCGGCGCCAATGTCCAGTTGGACGTGAGCGCCATTGTGGCTGGGGCCAAGGGCGGTTTCCATGCCGAGACATCGGCAACGGACGGTTGGAACCTCGGCCACGCGGTTAGCGACGGTACGGCGATGACACAAGGACACGGCACGTCGCAGCAAACCGCCGTCACCATCACCAACACCGCCTCGCGCAGCCATACCGAGGGCAGCGCGGACACACGCGGCGCTACCGACAGCGTGCAGGAGGGGTGGGGGCAAACGCATCAGGAAGCGCGCACGTGGTCGGATGTCCGTAACCTGACGGCCAGCCAAATGGCGGGCTTTGGCCTTTCCACAAGCCTGATGCCCGGCGTCAGCGTCAGCCGTCAATGGCGGCTGGAGGACGACGTTGCGGCGCGGTTGACCGAGGTCTTGCGTTTGGTGGAAGCGGAGGTTAACCAAGCCAGCCAGAACGGGGGCTTTATGACTACTGCGCTGCTGTTGACGGGCAGCGAGAAGGGCGCCCGGGCTGCGCAGTCCCTCGCGCCGCAGGCGTATCACGGCCCGAAGGTGCCGACGCCCATCCTCACCGTGCGGCCTGACCCGGAAGACGCGGACGCGTTGCGGCGGCATGCAATCGCCATGCTGCCCTGGATGCTCCCGGCCAACGGGAAAGGCGACCCCTTCGATGGAACGCTGTGGACGAAGTACGGCACCATGCTGCCCCCCGACAGGGTGGCGGCGTTTACCACCCCCGGCATTTTCGAGGAGGGTACGCTGGTGGCCGCCGTGCCGCCTATTCCCACCGGCGTGTCGTTCTACCCCGACATGGACGGCGAGGTGGTGCTGGGGCATCAGTTCAGCCCCGAAACCGGCGACCTTACCACCGCGCCCGTCAAACTGAGCAAGTCCCGCTTTTTCCACACGCTTTTCGTGGGGGATACCGGCTGGGGCAAATCTGTGGCCGCCGAGCGGATGGTGTACGAGGCCGTCAAGCAGTGGAAAATCCGCGCCGTGGTGCTGGACTTCGGCGCGGGGTGGCGCAAACTGCTCAACGCCCCCGGCCTGGAAGGGCATGTGGACATTCAGCAAATCTGGCCGGACGCGCCCCGTCCATTGCGTTGGAACCCCTTGCAAATCGGCAAGGGCATTCCGCCATCCATCCAGATGGACGCCTTCGTGGACATCTTCACCGGCGTGCAGAAACTCGGCGAGCGTCGCCAAAAGAAAGTGCTCCGCAAGGCGCTGCGGCAGGTGTATTTGGATACGGGCGTGCTGGTCAACGACCGCGAGGTGCGTAACGACCCCAAGTGGGGCAAGGTGCGGCCCGACGAGGCCGACCTGGTGGAGATGACCGCGGGCACACCTATCGCCGAGGTGCCTCAACTGAAGCGCAACCTGCTGGCGTGGTGGCGCAGTCGGCGGTCGGATTTGCCGGAACTGTATGCCTTTCTGGAACGTGAACTTCAGGAGGTGGCGTACAAACGCCGGTCGGATTTTCTGGTCAATATCTACGAGGGCATCCTGGAGCGGCTGCGTCACCTGGTCGAGGGCAGTGCAGCCGAGATGTTCGGCGCGGGCGACGACGCGCTGGATGTGGGCGACCTGGCCGCGCCCTGGGGCGTGGCCGTCATCGAAGGCGGTATGTTCGCTTCCGAGGAACTCAAAGCGTTCATCCTGGCATGGCTGGGGTGGCATCTTTACATGGACATGGCTTGGTACCGCGCTACTCAGGGCAAGACCAAGAACATGCTTCTCCTGGTCTTCGAGGAAGCCAACAAGATCCTGGGCGGCATTGCCGGGCCACCGGACGAAGAGGCCGCCCATCTCCGTATTTTCTCCGACTTTGCCGTGGACAGCCGCAAGCATGGGGTGCGGATGGCTTTCTGTACCCAGGCCCCCCACCTCATTAGCGATGCCATCATCTCGTCTTGCAATAACTGGGTGGTGGGGTTCGTCAAGAACCCGAAGGACAAGGAACTCACCCTGGAAGCCCTTGCCCGCTCGTCCAAGGGCTTCCGAGACGAAACCTGGCGCAATTTTCTGGCTTATCAGCGGATTGGGCAGGTCATGGGGCGTTTCCCGTACAGCATGGACAGGCTCGACCAGGCGCCCCTGGTCTTCCAGCCGTTGATTTTGGATGTGGAGGAACCCTCAGACGACGAAATTGCAGAACGCTTTGGAGGTCGCACATGA